The genomic window TCTCACTCTTCTTCGATTCAACATTCTTAGGTTCTGTCTTGGCACCTGTTGATTTATTGGTTCCTCTGCGTGTACGCTTTTTCGGTGCAGCGGTTTCAGCAGCCGCAGTGGCTGATGCAGCGCCATTCAGCAGGCTATAATCCACCAGTTCTATTAAGGCCATATCAGCATTATCACCTGGGCGATTGCCAATTTTAATAATCCTGGTATAACCGCCCGGGCGATTGGCAATTTTTTCAGCCACGTCACCGAAGAGCTGATCAACTGCCTCTTTGCTCCTCAAAACACTGAATACAACCCTGCGGTTATGCGTGCTGTTTTCCTTTGCACGGGTGATAATCGGTTCAACATACCGGCGCAGTGCTTTTGCCTTCGCTGTGGTAGTGGTAATATGCTTATGCATAATAAGCGAAGTTGCCATATTACTTAACAGTGCACCACGGTGCTGACTCGTTCTGCTGAGTTTATTAATCTTATTCTGGTGTCTCATTGTTTTATTCTCCGTTGTATGTTGGCTGAAAAGATAAGTGCAGGATCAAAATGAAAAAACGTTATGAAAAGTGCATTGTCCTTCAGCAATAAATCAAATTATTAATCATCAAGCTTGAACTTCGAAAGGTCCATTCCAAAATGGAGGCCCTTTTCATTAATCAAAGCTTCAATCTCCATCAGCGACTTGCGGCCGAAATTGCGGAACTTCAGCAGCTCATTCGTATCATATTTTACCAATTCTGAAAGAGAACTGATCTTGGCTGCTTTCAGGCAATTGTAAGCGCGCACAGAAAGGTCAAGATCTTCCAAAGGTGTCTTCAGCAATTTGCGCATATGCAGGATATGCTCATCCACCACATCATCTTCCTTTTTCTCTTTATTGTCGAAAGTGATGTTTTCATCAGAGATGAGCATCAGGTGCTGAATCAGGATACGGGCAGCTTCTTTAATGGCTTCTTCCGGATGAATCGTGCCATCCGTTGTGATTTCCATAATCAGCTTTTCATAGTCTGTCTTTTGTTCAACACGTGTATTTTCAACTGCGTACTTAACATTTTTTATCGGTGTGAAGATCGCATCCGTGGCAATCGTTCCGATTGGAGCATCCTTTACTTCGTTTTCTTCAGCCGGTACATAACCACGTCCTTTCTGCACAATTATTTCCATGTCAAGTTTCACGCTGCGCTCCATCCTGCAGATCACGAGATCAGGATTCATGATGCGGAAGTTGGAAGAAGCCTTTTCAATATCTCCTGCACGGAAATCATCTTTATTTTTTATGGAAATAAGGATTTTTTCCTGTTGTAAATCTTCCTCAGTAGTTTTCTTAAGCCGTATTTGCTTGATGTTGAGAATAATCTCCGTCACATCTTCCATCACGCCTTTTATGGTCGAAAACTCATGATCCACACCGCTGATCCTTACTGCCGTGATAGCATATCCTTCCAGCGAGGAAAGCAGTACCCTCCGCAATGCATTACCGATGGTTACACCAAAGCCGGGTTCCAACGGACGAAATTCAAACAATCCTTCAAAATCAGTTGCCTTCTGCAGAACGATTTTATCCGGTTTTTGAAATGTGAGTAAAGCCATTATTTGTTTCGGGTTTTAGTTCTAAAATTTATAATTCCGGTATCCGTTTAATGCTATTCAACACGCTGCATATCCGGCTTGGCACTACTTGGAATACAATTCCACAATCAGCTGCTCATGAATGTTTTCAGGAATCTGCTCCTTCTCAGGCATAGCAAGAAACACACCCTTCATGGTATCACTGTTCCATTCCAGCCATGGGTACTTCGACTCACGGTTGCCGAGGGCCTGTGTGATAGCAGGAAGGCCCTTGGATTTTTCTTTGATACTGATCACATCTCCTACACGAAGCACAAGTGACGGAATGCCTGCAACTCTACCGTTCACGGTGATGTGCTTGTGCACCACCAACTGACGGGCTGCCCTGCGGGTGGGCGCTACGCCAAGGCGGAAAATGGTGTTATCAAGCCTGGCCTCCAATAACTTCAGCAGGTTTTCACCGGTTACTCCCTTTTTACGAACGGCTTCAGCATAAAAACGCGCAAACTGCCTTTCCAGCAGGCCATAAGTCATCTTGGCTTTTTGCTTTTCCTTCAGCTGTGTCGCATATTCGGAAGACTGCTTCTTCTTTCGAGACTGCCCATGCATACCGGGAGGATAACTTTTCTTTTCCAATGATTTGGTGTAACCCATGATAGGTTCTCCAAATCTCCTGTTTATTTTAGCCTTTGAGCCCGTGAATCTTGCCATGTTATTGTCGTATTCGCTGTATTTTAAATTGAATGAATTGTTTAATGTTTCGAAGATGTGTCACTAAACCCTTCTTTTCTTCGCCGGCCTGCATCCGTTATGCGGCAGTGGTGTAATATCTTTGATCACTGTCACATCTATTCCTGACGAAGAGATAGAACGGATCGCTGATTCACGTCCCGAACCGGGTCCTTTCACAAATACCTCCACCTTACGCATACCGGAATCATGTGCAACCTTTGCAGCATCCTGTGCGGCGAGCTGAGCGGCATAAGGGGTATTCTTTTTCGAACCCTTAAAGCCAATCTTGCCGGCAGAGGACCATGATATCACCTGGCCTGTTTTATTGGTAAACGTGATGATGATATTATTGAAGCTGGCCTGAATGTGCACGTGTCCTTCAGGTTCAGCTTTGATACTGCGCTTTTTGGTGGTCTTTTTTGTTTCAGCCATTGTGATTTATGCTTTTACAGATGAGGGTGCAATGCTTTCAGCACTGCGTATTTTTTATTTCTTGGCAGGTGTCTTCTTCTTACCCGCAACAGTTTTGCGTTTTCCTTTCCTGGTTCTGCTGTTCGTCCTGGTACGCTGACCTCTTGTCGGCAGTCCTTTGCGGTGACGGATTCCACGGTAACATCCGATATCCATCAATCGCTTTATGTTGAGCTGAATCTCCGAGCGCAATGCACCTTCCACTTTCCAGTCATTATTTATGATATTACGGATGGAATTCAATTCATCATCATTCCAATCCTTAACCTTCTTGGTAATCTCCACACCTGCTTCCTGAAGAATTTTCTTGGCAGCAGACTGGCCAATGCCAAAAAGGTAAGAAAGGCCAACGTAGCCCTGTTTATTCTTAGGTAAATCAACACCTGAAATTCTCGCCATGATGTATCGTTAATCTTTGTTTTTCAATTAAAATTACTGATTGCTTATTGGCAATTTGTCTGATGATCTTAACCCTGGCGCTGCTTGTAGCGCGGATTTTTTTTGTTGATCACATACAACTTTCCTTTGCGCCGCACAATTTTGCAGTCTGCGCTTCTTCTTTTTATGGATGCTCTTACTTTCATCGTCTGATTTTTATGCGTCCTGAAATTAAACCCGTATTGCCACTTTATTTATTAACGCTACTTGAACCGATAAGTAATCCTACCTCTTGTCAGATCATAAGGCGACATCTCTACCGTTACCTTGTCGCCTGGAAGAATCCGTATGTAATGCATCCGCATCTTTCCTGAAATGGTGGCTATAATCTCGTGCCCATTCTCGAGGCGGACACGAAACATCGCATTGGATAATGATTCCGTAATCGTGCCGTCCTGTTTAATAAGATCTTGCTTAGCCATTCAAAATTTGAGGGTGCAAATATCGGTTTAATTCGTGAATTTTTTTAAGCTTTTGCTGAATTACTCCTGCTGATGTTGAATCGATCCATTTTCCTTCACACTGCCACATTCAAAACTTCTTCAATAAAGCTGAAGGTGGTTAGCATTTGCGGTCCGCCTTTCGTTACAGCTACCGTATGTTCAAAATGCGCGGAAGGCTGATGGTCCTCTGTAAAAATCGTCCACCCGTCATTTGCCTGCAGAACATTCTTTTTTCCCATATTCACCATTGGTTCAATGGCAATAACCAATCCTTCCTGCAACTTTGCACCGGAACCACGCTTACCGTAGTTAGGTACTTCGGGATCTTCATGCAACTTTTTTCCAACTCCGTGACCTACCAGTTCCCTCACTACCGAGTAGCCATTTCTCTCGACATAATCCTGTATGGAAGAGGCAATATCTCCGATTCTGCCACCAACCTTTGCCTGCTCCACACCTAATTCAAGCGATTGCCTTGTTACAGCTAACAGTCGCTGCTTTTCTTCACTTATTTCACCTACCGGAAAAGTGAATGCACTGTCTCCGTAAAAATCATCTAATACAACACCGATGTCTACACTTACAATATCTCCTTCCTTTAGTATAGTATTACCGGGAATCCCGTGTACCACCACTTCATTGACAGAAATACAGGCCGCGTTGGGAAAACCACGATAACCAAGGAAGGCTGGAAAACCTCCATGATCCCTGATAAACTGGTCAGCCACGGCATCAAGCTTTATGGTTGCTATACCAGGCTTAATATGCTTTGCCACTTCGGCTAAAGCTCTTGAAACAATCAAAGAACTCCTTCTAATACGTTCAATCTCTTCCGGTGTCTTGTAATAAATCATTTATTGCTAAGCACTAACTGCCGTTGTTCTCCCTTTTATGCGTCCTGACTTCATCAACCCGTCGTAATGACGCATCAACAGGTGACTTTCTATCTGCTGTAGCGTATCGAGAATTACACCAACCATAATGAGCAACGAGGTACCGCCATAGAAATTTGCCCATTGACTGTTTACACCGAAAGCACGTGCAAACGAAGGCATGATGGCAACAAAAGCAAGAAATAAAGCACCCGGCAGGGTTATCCTTGACATTACCGTATCAATAAAATTGGCGGTCTGCTTTCCAGGCTTCACGCCTGGAATAAAGCCACCGTTTCGTTTCATGTCATCTGCCATCTGAATCGGATTCACAATAATGGCTGTATAGAAATACGTGAAAATGACAATCAGGAGCAGGTCGACCAGGTTATACCAGAACGATCCGGGATTGGTGAATGCTGTTGCTCCCTGCATGGCAGCGGAGTCGGGAAAAAACTGTGCAACTGTGGCCGGTATAAACATCAATGCCTGCGAAAAAATGATTGGCATAACACCTGCAGCATTCACTTTCAGCGGAATATACTGCCGCACACCTCCATATTGCTTATTACCCACGACGCGCTTAGCATATTGCACCGGAATCTTCCGTGTTCCCTGCACCAGCAAAATAACCATCACTATTACCGCGAGCAGCACAGCAAGTTCCAGCAGGAAGGATACAAGACCGCCGCCTTCATTCAAGCGACTGTCAAATTCTGCGAGGAATGCAAAGGGTAACCGCGCAATGATACCGATCATAATCAACAGCGAAATTCCATTCCCGATGCCGCGATCGGTGATCTTTTCACCCATCCACATGATAAAGATCGTGCCGGCTGTAAGAATAACGAGCGATGAAAACCAGAAAAGCCCCGGATTGACGCCGCTTACCACATTGGCACCAATACCGCTTTTCAGGTAAACAACATACCCGGAAGCCTGTGCGGCAGTTATTACTACTGTCAGCCACCGGGTGATATTATTAATCTTGCGGCGCCCGCTTTCACCTTCTTTCTGCATTTTCTGAAAGGTGGGAATAGCCAGTGTAACCAATTGCATCACGATGGAGGCCGAGATATAGGGCATAATTCCCAAAGCAAATATGGATGCCCTCGAAAATGCGCCACCGGCAAAAATATCGAGCAGACCAAAAATACCTTTGGCCCCCTGCTGGGTTACAGCTGCCAGTTGTACAGGATCAACGCCCGGCAGTACGATGTATGAACCTACCCGATAGACGAAAATAAGCCCCAGCGTATAAAGAATCCTTTGACGCAGGTCTTCAATTTTCCAAATGTTCTGTATGGTTTGAACGAAACGTTTCATGTACGTTATTAAACAAGGTTAACAGTACCGCCGGCAGCTTCAATGGCCTTCTTTGCCGTTTCGCTGACTGCATTCACTTTTACATCAAGCTTTGATTTTAATTCGCCGGTTCCAAGAATTTTCACCTTATCATTCTTAGTGATAATGCCATATTCCAGCAGTACTGCATGATTGACCGCGGTGAGTTTGTATTTATCAACGTATGCCTGTAAGCGGCCGAGGTTAATGACTTCAAACTCTTTACGGAATGGATTCTTGAATCCAAACTTCGGCAACCTACGTTGCAACGGCATCTGACCGCCTTCAAAACCTCTCCTGCTTTTATTGCCGCTTCTGGCACCGGCACCTTTATTACCTCGTGTAGAAGTACCTCCATGACCGCTGCCCTGACCACGACCGATTCGCTTTACCTTTTTTACGGACCCTTTTGCGGGTTTCAGATTACTGAGATTCATGCTTAGATTTTTTCAATAGTCACTAAATGTCTCACCTTTGTCAGCATTCCCTGTATTTGTTCGGAATCTTCCTTCACAACCGGAACATGCAGTTTGTGGATGCCCAAAGCAGTAATCGTACGCTTCTGCCTTTCGGGCCGGTCGATTGCGCTTTTTACCTGGGTAATTTTTAGTTTTGCCATGGTTATTGATTCTGTTTTTCGATACAATATGCGATCAGCAAAAATTGCAGCTGCCTATTGTTCCCGGAAAATGCCGGCTGTATTAACCGTTAAAGACTTTTTTCAGATTTACATTGCGCGTTTGTGAAATTACCAGCGGATCCCTTACCAGTGAAAGGGCTTTTATGGTTGCCTTAACCACATTGTGAGGGTTGGTTGAACCCAGTGATTTCGCCAACACATCCGTAACCCCTGCACTTTCCAGCACTGCACGCATTGCACCGCCTGCAATTACACCGGTTCCGTGTGAAGCCGGTTTTATCCATACTTTCGATGCACTGAATTTGGCGATCTGCTCATGCGGAATCGTTCCTTTGTAAACCGGCACTTTAACAAGATTCTTTTTAGCATCATCGATGCCTTTGGTAATAGCTTCCTGCACCTCCCGCGCCTTGCCAAGGCCTTGTCCCACGATACCATTACCGTCTCCCACCACCACCAAAGCGGAAAAGCTGAAGGTACGGCCACCTTTTGTCACCTTCGCCACACGCTGAATGTTTACCACTTTGTCTTTAAGGTCCAGCTCGCTTGCCTTTACCCTTTGAATGTTTGCTTGCGCCATTGTATTTCGCTGATTTCTTGTTAACAGATTAGGATTCAATCCTGAATTTAAAATTGCAGTCCGCCTTCACGTGCACCATCTGCAACGGCTTTAACCCGTCCGTGATACAGGTAACCGCCACGATCAAATATTACATTGCTGATACCCGCATCAATTGCTCTTTTGGCAATTGCCTTTCCTACTTCCTTCGATCGTTCAATCTTGGTTCCGGTGATTTCCTTCATATCACGGGAAGAGGCTGCCGCTAAAGTATGTCCCTGAGAATCATCAATGATCTGCACATAGATTTCACTGTTGCTGCGATAGACTGACAGGCGGGGCCTTTCCTTGGTGCCGGAAATTTTCTTCCGAATCTTCCTGCGGATCTTTTCTCTTCTTGCTTCCTTTCTTACCATTTTTTTTGATTTTATTTTCGCTTACGGATTTTGCCGTAGGCTGTTTTTTAATTCATATTATTTTGCGCCTGTCGCAGCGGACTTACCGGCTTTGCGGCGCAGAATTTCGTTCACATGCTTAATACCTTTGCCCTTGTATGGTTCCGGCCTTCTCACTTCACGGATCTTCGCTGCCATCTGCCCCAGCAATTGCTTGTCATAGCTGCTCAGG from Chitinophagales bacterium includes these protein-coding regions:
- the rplQ gene encoding 50S ribosomal protein L17, translated to MRHQNKINKLSRTSQHRGALLSNMATSLIMHKHITTTTAKAKALRRYVEPIITRAKENSTHNRRVVFSVLRSKEAVDQLFGDVAEKIANRPGGYTRIIKIGNRPGDNADMALIELVDYSLLNGAASATAAAETAAPKKRTRRGTNKSTGAKTEPKNVESKKSEKKPSTKTTNTPKIRQRKSGGA
- a CDS encoding DNA-directed RNA polymerase subunit alpha, with translation MALLTFQKPDKIVLQKATDFEGLFEFRPLEPGFGVTIGNALRRVLLSSLEGYAITAVRISGVDHEFSTIKGVMEDVTEIILNIKQIRLKKTTEEDLQQEKILISIKNKDDFRAGDIEKASSNFRIMNPDLVICRMERSVKLDMEIIVQKGRGYVPAEENEVKDAPIGTIATDAIFTPIKNVKYAVENTRVEQKTDYEKLIMEITTDGTIHPEEAIKEAARILIQHLMLISDENITFDNKEKKEDDVVDEHILHMRKLLKTPLEDLDLSVRAYNCLKAAKISSLSELVKYDTNELLKFRNFGRKSLMEIEALINEKGLHFGMDLSKFKLDD
- the rpsD gene encoding 30S ribosomal protein S4, producing the protein MARFTGSKAKINRRFGEPIMGYTKSLEKKSYPPGMHGQSRKKKQSSEYATQLKEKQKAKMTYGLLERQFARFYAEAVRKKGVTGENLLKLLEARLDNTIFRLGVAPTRRAARQLVVHKHITVNGRVAGIPSLVLRVGDVISIKEKSKGLPAITQALGNRESKYPWLEWNSDTMKGVFLAMPEKEQIPENIHEQLIVELYSK
- the rpsK gene encoding 30S ribosomal protein S11, with protein sequence MAETKKTTKKRSIKAEPEGHVHIQASFNNIIITFTNKTGQVISWSSAGKIGFKGSKKNTPYAAQLAAQDAAKVAHDSGMRKVEVFVKGPGSGRESAIRSISSSGIDVTVIKDITPLPHNGCRPAKKRRV
- the rpsM gene encoding 30S ribosomal protein S13 — translated: MARISGVDLPKNKQGYVGLSYLFGIGQSAAKKILQEAGVEITKKVKDWNDDELNSIRNIINNDWKVEGALRSEIQLNIKRLMDIGCYRGIRHRKGLPTRGQRTRTNSRTRKGKRKTVAGKKKTPAKK
- the ykgO gene encoding type B 50S ribosomal protein L36, translated to MKVRASIKRRSADCKIVRRKGKLYVINKKNPRYKQRQG
- the infA gene encoding translation initiation factor IF-1, yielding MAKQDLIKQDGTITESLSNAMFRVRLENGHEIIATISGKMRMHYIRILPGDKVTVEMSPYDLTRGRITYRFK
- the map gene encoding type I methionyl aminopeptidase, which codes for MIYYKTPEEIERIRRSSLIVSRALAEVAKHIKPGIATIKLDAVADQFIRDHGGFPAFLGYRGFPNAACISVNEVVVHGIPGNTILKEGDIVSVDIGVVLDDFYGDSAFTFPVGEISEEKQRLLAVTRQSLELGVEQAKVGGRIGDIASSIQDYVERNGYSVVRELVGHGVGKKLHEDPEVPNYGKRGSGAKLQEGLVIAIEPMVNMGKKNVLQANDGWTIFTEDHQPSAHFEHTVAVTKGGPQMLTTFSFIEEVLNVAV
- the secY gene encoding preprotein translocase subunit SecY, with amino-acid sequence MKRFVQTIQNIWKIEDLRQRILYTLGLIFVYRVGSYIVLPGVDPVQLAAVTQQGAKGIFGLLDIFAGGAFSRASIFALGIMPYISASIVMQLVTLAIPTFQKMQKEGESGRRKINNITRWLTVVITAAQASGYVVYLKSGIGANVVSGVNPGLFWFSSLVILTAGTIFIMWMGEKITDRGIGNGISLLIMIGIIARLPFAFLAEFDSRLNEGGGLVSFLLELAVLLAVIVMVILLVQGTRKIPVQYAKRVVGNKQYGGVRQYIPLKVNAAGVMPIIFSQALMFIPATVAQFFPDSAAMQGATAFTNPGSFWYNLVDLLLIVIFTYFYTAIIVNPIQMADDMKRNGGFIPGVKPGKQTANFIDTVMSRITLPGALFLAFVAIMPSFARAFGVNSQWANFYGGTSLLIMVGVILDTLQQIESHLLMRHYDGLMKSGRIKGRTTAVSA
- the rplO gene encoding 50S ribosomal protein L15, encoding MNLSNLKPAKGSVKKVKRIGRGQGSGHGGTSTRGNKGAGARSGNKSRRGFEGGQMPLQRRLPKFGFKNPFRKEFEVINLGRLQAYVDKYKLTAVNHAVLLEYGIITKNDKVKILGTGELKSKLDVKVNAVSETAKKAIEAAGGTVNLV
- the rpmD gene encoding 50S ribosomal protein L30, translated to MAKLKITQVKSAIDRPERQKRTITALGIHKLHVPVVKEDSEQIQGMLTKVRHLVTIEKI
- the rpsE gene encoding 30S ribosomal protein S5, translating into MAQANIQRVKASELDLKDKVVNIQRVAKVTKGGRTFSFSALVVVGDGNGIVGQGLGKAREVQEAITKGIDDAKKNLVKVPVYKGTIPHEQIAKFSASKVWIKPASHGTGVIAGGAMRAVLESAGVTDVLAKSLGSTNPHNVVKATIKALSLVRDPLVISQTRNVNLKKVFNG
- the rplR gene encoding 50S ribosomal protein L18 → MVRKEARREKIRRKIRKKISGTKERPRLSVYRSNSEIYVQIIDDSQGHTLAAASSRDMKEITGTKIERSKEVGKAIAKRAIDAGISNVIFDRGGYLYHGRVKAVADGAREGGLQF